In Planctomycetaceae bacterium, a single genomic region encodes these proteins:
- a CDS encoding serine/threonine-protein kinase, whose product MPGRATSYNVGDVPSQHSQRSSDVTSPDEETGFELQGFPVHRGESDLRSREPVEILASQFVEELRQGRKPSIEIYARRYPRHAHTIRDSFPMLALLEQARSQNEAAAIRRNMPERFPFHRLGRCELLCEIGRGGMGVVFQGRESGGHIVAVKVLPWRVAVVPEWQRRFEAEARIAAGLRHRNIVPVYRFGQEHGYCYYVMQFVNGVGLDSIIERLRETEGVVYQDEIRRKEADQPSGFISSTELRALTTAADVEQADDSKRKRLTRTSWKSFTQIAIQTAQALRHAHSAGILHNDIKPANILLDASGRVWISDFGLSQPIDQRDTTVAQRLMGTLRYMAPERFLGTHDATSDLYSLGITLYELATLVNAWESTSEDKMVSMILEQSPPAPRQIQSDIPKGLETIILNCIARHPTDRYSCADDLLNDLLKFSHGQKVSSTKRSSFSGFFNSIRKRTES is encoded by the coding sequence GTGCCTGGTCGGGCGACCAGCTACAATGTCGGCGATGTTCCTTCGCAGCATTCACAGCGATCGTCCGACGTGACTTCTCCCGACGAAGAAACCGGTTTCGAACTGCAGGGTTTTCCCGTTCACCGGGGCGAATCCGACCTGCGTTCGCGCGAACCGGTGGAAATTCTGGCCTCGCAGTTTGTGGAGGAACTGCGGCAGGGCAGGAAGCCGTCCATTGAAATCTACGCCAGGCGATATCCGCGGCATGCTCACACGATCCGAGATTCGTTCCCGATGCTGGCACTGCTCGAACAGGCTCGATCGCAGAACGAAGCGGCGGCCATCCGCCGCAACATGCCGGAACGATTTCCGTTTCACCGGCTGGGACGCTGCGAACTGCTGTGCGAAATCGGCCGCGGCGGGATGGGTGTTGTCTTTCAGGGACGCGAATCGGGTGGTCACATTGTCGCGGTGAAAGTGCTGCCGTGGCGTGTTGCCGTTGTTCCCGAATGGCAGCGGCGGTTTGAGGCGGAAGCCAGGATCGCGGCCGGCCTCAGGCATCGCAACATCGTTCCCGTGTATCGCTTCGGGCAGGAACACGGCTATTGCTATTACGTGATGCAGTTCGTCAACGGAGTCGGTCTGGACAGCATCATCGAACGACTGCGTGAAACCGAAGGTGTTGTTTATCAGGACGAAATCCGGCGCAAGGAAGCCGATCAGCCCAGCGGTTTTATTTCCAGCACGGAACTGCGGGCGCTTACCACAGCGGCTGACGTCGAACAGGCTGACGACAGCAAACGCAAACGCCTGACTCGCACGTCGTGGAAAAGCTTTACGCAGATCGCCATCCAGACAGCTCAGGCACTGCGCCACGCCCATTCGGCGGGAATTTTGCACAACGACATCAAGCCCGCCAACATTCTGCTCGACGCCAGCGGTCGCGTCTGGATCAGTGACTTCGGCCTGTCCCAGCCGATTGACCAGCGAGACACCACGGTGGCTCAGCGGCTGATGGGAACTCTGCGATACATGGCCCCGGAACGCTTTCTGGGAACACACGATGCCACCAGTGATCTGTATTCGCTGGGAATCACGCTTTACGAACTGGCGACACTGGTCAACGCCTGGGAATCGACCTCCGAAGACAAAATGGTGTCGATGATTCTGGAACAGTCGCCTCCCGCGCCGAGGCAGATTCAGAGCGACATTCCGAAAGGCCTGGAGACGATCATTCTGAACTGCATCGCCCGGCATCCCACCGATCGCTACTCCTGCGCCGACGACCTGCTGAACGATCTGCTGAAGTTCAGCCACGGCCAGAAAGTCAGCTCGACCAAACGATCGTCGTTTTCCGGATTCTTCAACAGCATCCGCAAGCGAACAGAATCCTGA
- the aroC gene encoding chorismate synthase — MPGNSFGQCFRITTAGESHGPGNVVIVDGVPPGLPLSVDDLMTDLERRRPGQSHLVTQRQEADVPEILAGVFEGRTTGTSIAILIRNTDQRSRDYSDIRDKYRPGHADFTFDARYGFRDYRGGGRSSARETTARVAAGVIAKKLIERDFGGKVTGYVTQIGHVKASIEAPENVTLQQVETLPDGSPNFVRCPDPDAAAKMVALIEEVRRDTDSIGGVSEIVATGIPAGLGEPVFDKLKADLGKALFSLPAVLGVEYGIGFGCAELRGSQNNDLFVSGDSAEGSPARITTSSNRHGGMLGGISSGLPIVLRAAIKPTSSLAREQSTVTRDGRPTTISTKGRHDPCLLPRFVPMGEAMVAIVIADHWLRWKAIGGTA; from the coding sequence ATGCCCGGCAATTCCTTCGGTCAGTGCTTCCGCATCACCACCGCCGGTGAAAGCCACGGCCCCGGCAACGTTGTCATCGTCGACGGAGTGCCTCCCGGGTTGCCCCTCAGCGTGGACGATCTGATGACCGACCTGGAACGTCGCCGGCCGGGGCAGAGTCATCTGGTCACGCAGCGGCAGGAAGCCGACGTGCCGGAAATCCTGGCCGGAGTCTTCGAAGGCCGCACGACCGGAACCAGCATCGCCATCCTGATTCGCAACACCGATCAGCGCAGCCGCGACTATTCAGATATCCGCGACAAGTACCGGCCGGGTCATGCCGACTTCACGTTCGACGCCCGTTACGGTTTTCGGGACTACCGGGGCGGAGGACGCAGCAGTGCTCGCGAAACGACCGCTCGCGTGGCCGCCGGTGTCATCGCGAAGAAGCTGATCGAACGGGACTTCGGCGGAAAGGTCACCGGCTATGTGACTCAGATCGGACATGTCAAAGCCAGCATCGAAGCGCCGGAGAACGTGACCCTGCAGCAGGTGGAGACTCTGCCGGATGGCAGCCCCAATTTCGTCCGCTGCCCGGATCCCGACGCCGCGGCAAAGATGGTGGCTCTGATTGAAGAAGTTCGCCGGGACACGGATTCGATCGGCGGCGTGTCGGAAATCGTCGCCACCGGAATCCCCGCCGGACTGGGGGAGCCAGTCTTCGACAAACTGAAAGCCGATCTGGGAAAAGCACTCTTCAGCCTGCCGGCGGTCCTGGGTGTCGAATACGGCATCGGATTCGGCTGCGCGGAACTTCGCGGCAGCCAGAACAACGATCTGTTTGTATCCGGCGATTCCGCTGAAGGCTCACCGGCGCGCATTACGACGTCGTCCAACCGTCACGGCGGAATGCTGGGCGGCATCAGTTCCGGATTGCCGATCGTGCTGCGAGCCGCCATCAAACCCACCAGCAGCCTGGCTCGGGAGCAGTCCACCGTGACTCGCGACGGCCGGCCCACAACGATTTCCACCAAAGGCCGCCACGATCCCTGCCTGCTTCCCAGATTTGTTCCGATGGGCGAAGCCATGGTGGCGATCGTAATTGCCGATCACTGGCTGCGCTGGAAGGCAATCGGCGGGACCGCGTGA
- a CDS encoding MotA/TolQ/ExbB proton channel family protein, protein MPVPQLSELGPWLTYLSGLTSIIIVAAAAFHVFCFFVLWVWYRRDLSVIAGALDDFTRGLKHRSVLGRSAPLTNQIDAFVADINDVVNDPSRQADRVECLRRMHILDERRSYLDSLSFETAGNMARTMIEAYPLAGVLGTILAIGAGIQRPGASADGAGVSDVAATMSGIVARFGDAIWSTFCGLLAAIILMFINSLLETRFDRLTQSRSHVRDMVAGAKRELAMTATVSSKDGAASSGAVTSGSAAAGKSGGEPR, encoded by the coding sequence ATGCCGGTTCCTCAACTCAGTGAACTTGGTCCGTGGCTCACTTATCTGTCCGGCCTGACGTCGATCATCATCGTCGCGGCCGCAGCGTTTCACGTGTTCTGTTTCTTTGTGTTGTGGGTCTGGTATCGCCGCGATCTGTCGGTCATCGCCGGAGCACTGGATGATTTTACCCGCGGACTGAAGCATCGCAGCGTGCTGGGCCGATCGGCTCCGCTGACCAATCAGATCGACGCGTTCGTCGCCGACATCAACGACGTCGTCAACGATCCCAGCCGCCAGGCGGACCGCGTCGAATGCTTGCGACGCATGCACATTCTGGATGAACGCCGCAGCTACCTGGATTCGCTGTCGTTTGAAACCGCCGGCAACATGGCTCGCACGATGATCGAAGCCTATCCGCTGGCGGGAGTCCTGGGGACGATTCTGGCAATCGGTGCCGGCATTCAGCGCCCCGGTGCGTCAGCCGACGGAGCTGGCGTGTCGGATGTGGCGGCGACGATGTCCGGAATTGTCGCCCGCTTCGGAGACGCCATCTGGTCGACGTTCTGCGGATTGCTGGCCGCCATCATCCTGATGTTCATCAACAGCCTGCTGGAGACCCGGTTTGATCGCCTGACTCAAAGCCGATCACACGTGCGAGACATGGTGGCGGGGGCCAAGCGGGAACTGGCGATGACGGCCACCGTGTCGTCGAAGGATGGCGCTGCGTCTTCCGGTGCTGTGACTTCCGGCAGCGCTGCGGCGGGGAAATCCGGCGGGGAGCCCCGCTGA